In Meriones unguiculatus strain TT.TT164.6M chromosome 17, Bangor_MerUng_6.1, whole genome shotgun sequence, a single window of DNA contains:
- the Lrrc15 gene encoding leucine-rich repeat-containing protein 15, with protein sequence MPLKHYLLLLVGCQAWAAGLAYYGCPSECTCSRASQVECTGAQIMAVPTPLPWNAMSLQILNTHITELTEDPFLNVSALIALRMEKNELSNIMPGAFRNLGSLRYLSLANNRLQVLPLEALQYLKNLESLLLSNNQLVQIQPGQFSQFSNLKELQLHGNNLAAIPEGAFDHLVGLTKLNLGKNSFTHLSPRVFQHLRNLQVLGLAENRLSDIPMGTFDALGNLQELALQHNQIGTLSPGLFHNNRNLQRLYLSNNQIMELPPGIFMQMPHLNKLTLFGNSLKELSPGTFGPMSNLRELWLYNNHLTSLPDNIFSNLHQLQVLILSHNQLSYISPGAFNGLTNLRELSLHSNALKDLDEHVFRGLINLQNISLQNNHLRQLPGSIFANVNGLMTIQLQNNNLENLPLGIFDHLMNLCELRLYDNPWRCDSGILPLRNWLLLNRARLGTDALPVCSSPNNVRGQSLIIININVPAPSVQVPAIPDVSSYPEVPRFADTSSYPDTPSYPDITSSNTQIPNAVEDYTGLTTTGATDDRNTWGMTDTQSGLAIAAIVIGIVALACSLAACICCCCCKKRSQAVLMQMKAPNEC encoded by the coding sequence ATGCCACTGAAACACTATCTCCTTCTGCTGGTGGGCTGCCAGGCCTGGGCTGCAGGCTTGGCCTACTATGGCTGCCCTAGTGAGTGTACCTGTTCCCGGGCCTCCCAGGTCGAGTGCACAGGGGCACAGATTATGGCAGTGCCTACCCCTCTGCCCTGGAATGCCATGAGCCTGCAGATCCTTAACACGCACATCACTGAACTCACTGAGGACCCGTTCCTCAACGTCTCAGCCCTCATCGCCCTGAGGATGGAGAAGAATGAACTGTCAAACATCATGCCAGGTGCCTTCCGCAACCTGGGCTCGCTGCGCTACCTCAGCCTTGCCAACAACAGACTACAGGTGTTGCCTCTTGAGGCCTTGCAGTACCTAAAAAATCTCGAATCCCTCCTTCTGTCCAATAACCAGCTGGTGCAGATCCAGCCAGGCCAGTTCTCCCAGTTCAGTAACCTTAAGGAACTCCAATTGCACGGCAACAATCTGGCAGCCATCCCAGAGGGAGCCTTTGACCACCTGGTGGGACTCACTAAGCTGAACCTGGGCAAGAACAGCTTCACCCACCTGTCACCTCGGGTCTTCCAGCACCTGCGCAACCTCCAGGTGCTCGGGCTAGCTGAGAACAGGCTTTCGGACATTCCCATGGGCACTTTTGATGCTCTTGGCAACCTCCAGGAGCTGGCCCTGCAGCACAACCAGATTGGCACACTCTCCCCTGGCCTGTTCCACAATAACCGCAACCTCCAGAGACTGTACCTGTCCAACAACCAGATCATGGAGCTGCCCCCTGGCATCTTCATGCAGATGCCCCACCTCAACAAGCTCACGCTCTTTGGGAATTCCCTGAAAGAGCTCTCCCCGGGGACCTTCGGGCCTATGTCCAACCTTCGGGAGCTCTGGCTCTACAACAACCACCTCACCTCCCTCCCTGACAACATCTTCAGCAACCTGCACCAGTTGCAGGTTCTGATTCTTAGTCACAACCAGCTCAGTTACATCTCTCCGGGAGCCTTCAACGGGCTGACGAATCTCCGAGAGCTGTCCCTCCACTCCAATGCTCTCAAGGACCTGGATGAGCATGTCTTCCGAGGCCTGATCAACCTGCAGAACATCTCCCTCCAGAATAACCACCTCCGGCAGCTCCCTGGCAGCATCTTCGCCAATGTCAACGGCCTCATGACCATCCAGCTGCAGAACAACAATCTAGAGAACTTGCCTTTGGGCATCTTTGATCACTTGATGAACCTGTGTGAACTCCGTCTCTATGACAACCCCTGGAGGTGTGACTCAGGTATCCTTCCACTCCGTAACTGGCTCCTTCTCAACAGAGCCAGGCTGGGGACAGACGCTCTTCCAGTGTGTTCCAGTCCCAACAACGTCAGGGGGCAGTCcctcatcatcatcaacatcaatGTCCCTGCGCCCAGTGTCCAGGTCCCAGCAATCCCTGACGTATCTAGCTACCCAGAAGTACCACGTTTTGCAGACACATCCAGTTACCCTGATACACCAAGCTACCCCGACATCACATCCTCTAACACACAGATCCCCAATGCCGTAGAAGACTACACTGGTCTGACCACCACCGGAGCCACTGATGACCGCAATACCTGGGGCATGACTGACACGCAGAGTGGGCTGGCCATTGCTGCCATTGTGATTGGCATCGTTGCTTTGGCCTGTTCCCTAGCTGCCTgcatctgctgctgctgctgcaaaaaGCGgagccaggcagtcctgatgcaGATGAAGGCTCCCAATGAGTGTTAG